The nucleotide sequence AGTCACCGGTCTGTGGCGGCTAGTGGAGCCAGCCGGCAAGCCTGTACCTGTCGAGACTCTCGAGAACAAAGTGTTAGCTGTGGGTAGGATAACCTCATTATTGTAAATAACTGtgaagtttaaatattttaatttaaccatggctaatgaattaattaaatatccaAATTTTCCCTCAGATATTTCAATATGGTTGCATCAGGTTGTGAAAGGTTACCAAGATGCCAAGGGAGCGCCGCTACCGAACGCACACCTCATAGGTCTATTCCAGCGTCTCTGCAAGTTGCTATACTTCAGAATCAAGCCTGTCTTTGTTTTTGATGGTGCGTTtcctgaattaaaaaaagagacAATTGTAAGTTGCATGTTATTGTTTCTTTTGTTCTGTAACTAAACCATTTGTTACACACTAACAATAGAGTACACTAGCTAACATTAAATGTGGTTAGCTGCAAATAGTTcgcacaaaattaaaaaaaatatatatatatatttcaggcAAAGCGACAAgacagcaaaaataaatataactcaGAATCTGAACGCTTGAAAAGGGAGCTTGCTGTGTTGCTTGGAAAAAAGACTGCTATAGGCAGTTTGTTGGGAAAGCAAATTTCGCCtacaaaaaaaagcaataatgCAGACAGCAATGATGATTTGTTTAAATTACCCGCATTGCCACAAAAAGAAGGATCTGAACCAGATGAAGTGTAAGATGATTTAAGTTTAGTgataaaatacatatacattTAGTATTCATCTGTAAATGAATTTGATcaaaaaaatatctcaactaTGTTTTTAGATCTGATGATGAGGAAGACACTTCTAGTGGTTCTATTGTTGATTTACATTCAGTTGATCTTCAATCCGATAACTTTAAAGCCATGCCAGCAAAGGAAAAGTATGATTTACTACTTGAGCTGAAAGAAACCAGAAAAATGAATTCATGGGGGAAGCTCCATACTTTGCCAAAGAAAAGTGATAACTTTTCAGACTTTCAGGTAGGTTCATGAGTTTtataactaattaaattaatgaataaactAGTCTACCCTCATGAAATGTggaatgaattttaaaatgttaaaaacgtGTAGGTTAGGTGGTGCTCAATAATTAActaattttaacataaataaaatgcataacaaagcattttatgttaaaattaatttaaactcctgtttattttatgtttttgcatGATGAATATTCTTAATAATATGGGCCTGCTGCTAAATATAAACTGTATTGTGAAAATATTATGTCTTGTTCAGATGCAGAGATTATTAAAGAGGAGAAAAGTACAAGAATGTATAGAAGAAACTGAAAAAGAAATGGGTGATATTGGCATGTCACTAAATGATTTGGAATCATTGCTTAATGAAGAAGGCATTGATACAAAGATAGAAAGCTTACCCACTCGACGAATAGCGTCCAACAATAACACTAGgtttttacttataaataatgtaaaagAAACTTTAGCCAAAGCTAAAGATAGAAAAGAATTAGGAAATAAATCTCTTACAACTGAAAACGAGGACTCTTCTGCTACAAAAATGAATTAGAAGATGATCTACAAAAAGCAATTCAAATGTCACTAGAATGTGTTGATGAACCTAATACTAGTGGCTGCCAATCCAAAACTGATGATTCCTGGACGTCAGTACTGACGGACACGGATTACTCTGAAGCCAGTGATTCTGAAGGCGAATTAGAAGTACCTGATGTAACAACAGCAAAAGCTTATATCATGCAATATAGTGATTACACCCATAAAGCTATTGAAGCGATTGTTGCTCCTCAAATTAAAGGTGGAAAGAAGAAGCCTAAAACGCCAAAAgtaaatcaaataataaaagacATCAAAAAGGGAAAATCAGTAATAATTGATAATGTAGCACTTTCTTCTAGTGATGAAGAATCCGATGAAGAATGTAGTAACCACAGTAAAACCAACAATGAAGCTGCCCAACAACGTCAAACAGCAGAAACAATGGAAGATTTAGTGTCTACTCAAGCATCGGTTTTGTTTGTTGAAAATGATGAGCCAAGTGTTATATCCCTTGACTCCAGCCTAGAAGAGGcagttgaaaaagaaaaagagatgAATTGCATGGAAAGTATTCAAGTTAAAGATTCTGAGtcgagtgatgatgatgaatttgaaGAAGTACCTGAAGTAGAAAATAAGTCAAGCCAACCTGTTGTTGAGCTCACATTAAATATAGATAATGCGCGTGGAGACGATGATGATATCTTTGCTGACATATTTGCGCCAAAGTTTGAACCTAACAGTATCAATGTAAGCAATATTAGAAGtgatataaaaaacaaaactgaatTAGAACATTTTGTACCAAAAGTTGAGCCTTCTGATACAAGTAATAAATTAGAAGACAAAAGCAATGTTTGTGTATCTATAGATCACAtgcatataaaaaatataaatcccactGATCCTGTACGAGTAGAAAATATAGTAGAAACGACATTAGAAAGATCACTTACACCAAACAAAACTTTGCAAAATGTCGATAGCGGTAAAGCaagtaataatttaactatAGATTTGCcagaaaaaccaaaaacatCCGAAGAAACTGTAACACATGTTAATCCTGATCTTATTAATGATCCGGCACCAGTAGAATCGAATAAGCCGCCAAAGGAGCCGTTAACTGAAGAGCAATTAAACACGATGGCGGAAGAAATTCAAAATGAGGAGCAAGATCTTATGCAAGAGAAAGGTAGACTCGACCGCATAGGCAGAAATATCACAGAGCAGATGACGAAAGAAGCGCAAGAATTACTTCAAATTTTCGGAATTCCGTACGTTGTCGCACCTATGGAGGCAGAAGCACAATGTGCCTTTCTGGAGAGCGTAAAATTAACTGATGGCACCATCACTGATGACAGTGACATCTGGCTCTTTGGCGGTCAAACCGTTTACAAGAATTTCTTCAATCAAAAGAAACACGTCTTGCAGTATGTTTCTGACAGAATTGAGAGATCTTTCAGTAAGTACAAGTATTGCAAGTGtgcagtcagcaacaaagatatgaatacagccaaagtgcaaaaaatatgtattttgaaagtagcctgaatggctttgagaaaagtatggtacggccgtgcctttgtttttgttttgctcgacttggcgggggcactgccgtgcacCCAGATAGGTACACGACCtaaatgttcaggcaataaagtcctgtatacatatgTTTGGCACCTCAAACATACGTATATTGTTGTTGCTGACTGTAACATCAAACTGATCGTAATGTATTGTTGGCTTTTAGAATTCATTTAGCATCACTTGACGTGTTTATCAAACGCATAGCTTGATTCACTTCCATTGGTTGGATTGATCAAGtactgtcagcaaaaaagcttttatttttttttattatgtttagcaaatgcttatttttttctgatgatgatgtttataaTTCCAGATTTAACTCGAGAGCAGTTGATATTACTCGCACTTCTGGTCGGAAGTGATTACACAACAGGAGTCGCAGGTGTTGGCCCAGTAACTGCTATGGAGATACTGGCGTCTTTTCCGTTCAACAAGAAACAGGTGCTTGCAGAGACATCAAAGCAAGTTAAATATGCTAAACTTCTAGATGGACTAAAGGAATTTAAACTGTGGGTCAGAGCCGGAAAACGAACTGATAATACGAGCTTGAAGAAAAAACTCCGAAATGTTACCCTTACAGACGACTTTCCCAGTATGAGAGTAAGTAATATTGAGGCACCATCGCGAGCTGTTACTGGATGAACTCGATGGAGGCAGTCAATTTAACTAATAATTGCATTTATTTCTAGGTAATCCAAGCTTATTTAGAACCTAATGTTGAAAGAAGTGAAGAAAAATTTACATGGGGTGAATTAGACATAACTGTTCTAAGAGATTATGCAAAGAGCAAATTTGGCTGGTCGCAaaacaaatttgatgaaatCATAAAGCCTGTGCTAGCTAGAATGAAAGACCGAAAGAATCAAAAGACTGTTCACGATTATTTTCAAAGAAAAGTAGAATTTCAGACATTGGAAGATCAGATGAGTAAGAGAGTGAAAGCAGCGGTACAAAAAATGGGCCCTGGAGGATGCCTTGAGAAAAACCCTGATAGTGAAGAGAGTTCGAAAAAGACAAAGAAACGAAAACAAGTTTCtaaaaataatgcaaaaaatGAAGCTGGATCTTCCAAACCTAAGCAAAAAAGAAAAGAAGCCTATTCTGATCAGGTTGTTAAAGTTGTGACAGAAGTTAAAGATGGAAAGTCGGGCATTGAAATAAACATTCTCAAAACCGACAGATTCCAGGAAATAATACCACAGAGAGAGAAAGATAAACAGCATCTCCTAGATAATAAATTGAAAGCTATTGAAATATTCAGAAAGACTACCATAGATCGTAAAAGAAAGATTAAAAAGCGGAAAGCTAACTTGCCGAAAGAGGACGCAGGACTTTCTGAGAGCAGTGATAGcgaataagtgcttgttattaaataatctctaatttatttattttagattttttcaattttcaataaaacaaaattttataaaatagtcaattttattgtttactttCCGTTAACTAAGCATAGTTCCGTTAACTAAACAATTGATTAGTTTACATTTACTGACAATAATTGTAAACACACAGTAGGATACCTAAGGTATGATCAAAACACaatctttaaatatttaaatatgtataatcttaagttttatttattgcgGACTATACAAAAAATGTCAGACTACGCATCTATTTTTAGACAGATTgacagtttaaaatttagatATGTTATAAgtactatctttttttttctatcgagCCATCGTTCCCGGCTCGCCATTTCAATTCTAGGGTTATTGTGTAGCAGTGCGCGTATTGacaagcaataaataaaactattccGTAGGGACGATcttaaattaagaaataaacatATGGTATAAAACACTGAGCCTATCTTTATCTTCTGAGAAACAGGCGAAAGCTGCTCCCTTTCTACGCGCTCTGTTGTCAATATTTTGGTATACGACCTCAATTTTCTAGACTCCTGTGTTCTAGCATTATAACGATGCTTGGCTTAATTAAACTAATTCCTCCCATtgcacaaaaacaaaatagtaATTTTACGTCAGATAACTATTTAGGTGCAGCGGCGTAGGGAAATTGAATGTTGAGATTTGATTTACGCTGTTAAACAAATATTACTGTCTGACAACGAGATATacaatatcgtcactactttaaaaaaactcgtacctcaaaatagataatttttctgagtacACTTTATGAACATAAtcaaggttaaattttgttgacatattgatttcagatatgagtttttttttaaatattgacgaTATATTATGACAATAGGGCATATTTATCAGGCAAAGCTCTgcgatattatggcatttaagatactcaaaaaactgtttacggttttgtgctagtgctgcactctgacggaaTAAAAattcagtaatattccctattgaggTCAAATATACCTTTATACTTTAGTACGTTGTCACTGTAtaccttctgacaattttataaaaatgttcaAACATAAAGTGACAGTGTtgaaggtagtaaagtgtaaacatatctttgacctcaaCCAATAGTAGCTATTATGTTGCTCATACTACCAAGTAATCGAATCTCTGCTAAGTATTCTCTCTAAAAATTCATTGGCATGTTTGAAGCCCAGATTCGTGTAATGGACATAAAAGGGCACGCTATAGTACAAGAACTGACGTCATAAACAAGctagtagaaaaaaaagtacTATATAAACGAACTTTAATATGGATGGCAACGTTTCCGTTTGTTtcagattcaggcgttactttataGAAGTCTTAGTAAACTTCAAAtattcaaacaaaattttatgagaaaGCTCAGAAATTATATAAGATGCGGACTGCCGCGCTCCGACACAGTAATCGACAGTAActggttttaaattatttcagttttcAAATGCTTGCATAGAAAATTGTCGTTAGTGAACGACTTTGTATTATTTCGTCTACGAGTGCGGCAGTAAACTCGCTAACTTAAATAAAGACTGAAACTGCGAAGGTACCTGCTTGGAGAACTGTACATCTGTTTTTTTATGCATGCTGTACAGTGTTCacaataaatacattataagcaGTGATGTGCTGGATAGCCGTATTCGTATCCACAGTTATCAGCGATAAAAAAGTTCCATGGAGTGTAGGCATTTAGGCATGTATCCGTTTTTTTGTGAAGTTATTACGGATTTTATAGTTAagaatttcatacattttatgtaatatttttaatttaggtagCACTGAAACTTAGTTTTCATTCATTAAAACCCCTTAATTGATACAtttcggccattctcattttatcgtgcacctgtctaattaccgtaccgctttttttgTCATGCAAAAGCGAAACGACACTGCaactgagtgcacatctagaaaaagaacggctgccatttacatttatctgtgcactcaagtttaattaccgtgtcactagtgcggtagaaaagcggtacggtaatttgacaggtgcacaataaaatgagaatggccgttTTATAATACAAATCATGAAAATATAACGTCGTGAACTATCGGTTCAAGTTTGATACGTAACAGCacacagagtaaaaaagtagaGGCCCGTATCCGTATCTCtggatataaattaaaaaaaaaacccggcaCATCACCAATTATTAGTAACTTAGCAGCCAACATTTGTTTTAGATTACAGTTTAGATATTGAAAAGAAAATCATACTAATTGGTTTTAAAGGAGACAATGAAGGGTGTCTTAGAAAGTAATAATGAATGTATTAATTAACAGCTTAAATAAGAATCCATGTTAAACGACAATAATATAGAATTGCTCAAAGTGAACTAATGCCGTTTAAATTGATACACATGAAGAAACAAGGGTCACATAAATTTATCGCGTTCAAGCAAATTTATCTCAATTCAGTAATAGCTTTCGATATCACAATGCATTTAACCAGCGCTCTTCACTTCCATTAAAACTACTAAGtgcggtcacgagcgttaatttgggacacATTTCATGAAacaatcctttgaattgtcatataAAATGACAGATATCTTAAGCgagtcccaaattaacgctcgtgtaTCAATAAATAGTTCCACGCGCGAAGAGATTTAAGCACTATTACCATAggtacagaaaaaaatactattcaAAACCAGGATTGATTCACATTCACTCAATTTTGAAATCTGGCATCAACTAAGCTCAATGCACATCAACCCAATTTAACACCAGAAGAGATGACTTTATCATTAAATTGATTGGCGCAGGCAGCGGCCAGAGGTAAAAACCCACGGCACCGATAGCCAATAAAATAAAGACCCGCcattttttccatacaaacgaAAATGACAACAAATCGGATTTACGTCAAAAGAACTTTCAATCCGAATTCTTATTTCTTTTGCGGTGTTGCAAACAACAACACTGTTACGTAAATGCGATCCTGTGATTTTCGCCGTGAAAACCGGCGCGTTAGCTCCAGACACGCTTCTCGCTAAACTAAGTCTAATCTACTTTGACGACGCTGTAGATCTTCCGGACGAACCAGAAGCAAGCCATGAACCCAATGGTGCCTGTGAGCAGGAAGAATAGGAACACCATGATAATGGTGTAACCGAAGTATAGGAAGGTGGAGGCGGCGTCCTCAATGTTGAGTTTGGTGACGAAGTAGTGGCAGCAGTAGACGAAGAGGTAGCCGGCGGTGGAGCCCGAGGACAGGAAGGCGCGCCACCACCAGTGGTAGTCTTCGGCGCACAGGTGGAAGTAGCACAGCAGGATCGTGGTCTCCGAACATGTGATCACGAGGATCACGAACACCAAGAAGAGGAATCCGAACATGTAGTACATCtggaaaatattataaacagaTTTAATTGTAGTAGTGATTATTGTTTAACAAAGTgacgaaaaaaaacgagacCGTCCGCTTTGATCGCCGTGGTCTGACCGCCAGTTGTGTGCGTATCGTTGGGACTAAGTACCATCGCTTACCTGGATTGTTGAGCTACCACCACTATTCATAATTTAGCCGTTATACATACTCATAGTAAATATTGACATTAATTAATAGTTTGGGTAGTATAAGGCTACATTTTCACCAGAGAggtgcgagaatgtgtttttcatgaaccagtagaaacgcttcatttatctatcctcgctccgcaCAGCTGTTTCCACTGGAGCTGTGCTGGAAAAGCAGCCTTATACAGCCAAATTTAAAAGTggcaagtggctcaacaatccctgTTTGCGACTGCAAATACATTGTAAAGAAAGCAGAACTCTGAACGCGAAACTTCTGCACTCCAGACAACTCTCTGTCCGGCTGGACAGGCTTTGAACTTTGAAGGCTGACCTTTAAAGTTCAAAGCAATGAAACAAAGtagaaacattaaataaaacttgtctAAATATACCTGACTGGACCAGAGCGAGTTGAGAATAAAGAACAGCTGTATGAAGATGCATCCGAAGGGCAGCACGCCGCCCATCACGACGCCGGGCACGGGCTGCGTGTACAGCGACTGCTCGGGGATCTGCCGCGGGATCTGGTTCGTGCGCACCGGGTGGTCCAGGATCTACGCAGACAATTCGTTTTTATAgtaatcatcatcgtcatcatacgGAAAACGTCCACTGAACAAAAGCCTTGGTAGGCTTAGAATGCCATAATGAAACGACAAGTCGTCATTTGCATCCACCCGGTTGGCCCCGGTTGGTTACAactgctgcctactcaatgcacgtcATAGGCGCTCAAGCAATGCCTTTGCTTGTGTCGGAAAGGTTAAGGTCCCGTTccgtttttttgtttatataaaaCTGACTGTGATGTACCCccacctgatgtaaagtgcagatgaggccaaaggcgTATCTCAATGGTTCAGTAACAGTGCAACTCACCCTCTTCCTAAATCCGAAGTAAGCGCCGATGAAGGTGAGCGGCACGGAGACACCAAACCAAAGCGCGAGCAGAGCCAGCAGCGTCGAGAACGGGATCGCGGCCGACGAGCCCTTACCCCACAGCACCAGGTTCATGATGAAGAATAGAGAGAACACCACGCTGGAACAAACACATGCTGTTATGGCAAAAGCCCTCTCAACGTTGCggtaactaataataaaaaaaatgtataacaaagAGTTCTAAAGACGcaattctaataaaaaaaacagtcaagtgAGAGTTGGAGACCCGAAGACTtcttacaaatttgtaggtatgtcAAAATACTATAAACGGCCGTATCTATAAAAATCCAGTCTTAGTAGAGCTCTGCctttaagcaaaatgtacgcttcggtatatgtatgtatgtttttgcgaatagcgaataaattattcttatccTTATGTATATATGTACGGGTCGGGTCAGGTCGGGAGTGCGGCGGGCCTATTTTCGTGGCTGTATATGAACAACATCACACCGCGGCGCCCGCTTACGACCCACCGGCGGTGTGGTGTGATGTCAATAGGCCCGCCACACTGCCGACCTGTGTGTTTTatgatgttatttatttatttgtcacttaaaaattacagcattacagtaaaaaccaatgcgctgtaaaattgaaattatacaaaaaaagatgtaCACAAAGTAATCAAGGGATTTTTGGATgttgtcttcgtcgctaccctaaaacgacggaacaccacaccctccagctagaagtcggagcgcaggaacatttGGTGGTGCTTGGTAGGCACTTGAAGTCTAAAAActtgatttattgaatcaggcgttactttgcggaggtccatatcaatgaactaaaataatttccttgctcacccgcgaccttaagcttatgcaaaatatgcgtgttcatgcagttcctccacctccacactgtaagaacacacacaaatcacacaaacccatctatcaccaccaccacactacactgacgcgtttcgaactcaaccagagctcatcttcagagtgacacaaccgtacaccatgctaccagttgttagaccagTTGTTAGGTAGTGGAGTCTAGgtagtcgcgggtgagcaaggaaattattttagttctaaaAACTTGGTTATAATAACTTGGTGCAAGTGTGACTGACCCCGGGCACACCATGGAAGTGAGCAGTATGTTGCTCTTCCAGCGGCGTCCGCCGAAGCTCTTGTAGATGCGCGCGCTGACGTAGCCGGCGGCGGCGCCCAGCAGCACCCACGCCACCAGCGCGCACGTCATCAGCGCGCCGCGGTTGGCCGGCGACAGGAAGCCCAGGCACGCGAACGCCAGGGTCACCAGCGTCATGCCGAACACCTGGTGTGAACCGATGATGTAACATTCTTGTCGGCTTAACCTCGTAACGCCCaagatatttttcacttctcacgctcgtaaagttcgtgtttatgctgtatctaggcgacataaatatggctttttatgttctagtgcataaaataaaatcttcgtctaaaaccAACTTAataccaaggtaatcaggtgtcaacagccacaaacaaaaaagtttgtacatattttttaaataatttttaatttctataaaactaaaaatcaatcacaccaatcataataaatcagtaaaattaaaaaaaagaattattataataatgcataaaaataaaaggtacatagaaagtgaattattgtttccactgttgctatttcatttcctcgcaatctaagtgaaaagcagagtgtaaaactcgagcattaaacccattttcccctcgacgtgtctacgCCTTGGgcaaaatggctcgttttatgctcttgttgtacaatctactattgaattATGTCCTTATTTTATGGCCCCAGGACTATATTTGATAAAAGTATTACGTTcacttacgagtaggtacaattGTAGTACTTGGGTTTTACGAGGTTAATGAAACTACAATTTTTTAGTCtaggttaagagtaaatagcagcctaaggtatcaaatatacctaaacttggaatcatcatcccagcctatacgtcccactgctgggcacaggcctcctctcagaacaagagggcttgggccatagttcccacgcgggcccagtgcggattgggaacttcgcacgcaccattgaatcgcttcgcaggtttgtgcaggtttcctcacgatgttttccttcaccgcaaagctcgtggtaaatttcaaatgtaattccgcacatgaatttcgaaaaactcagaggtgcgagcccgggttcgaacccacgaccctctgcttgagaggcgataggtcaaaccactaggccaccacggcttcaaacttggaatattccgtacaaaatacgaaatccttagaaaaatattactttatttaagcgttttcccagagataagaccaagctagatcgatttgtcatccccaaaaacccctacatatcaaatttcatcgaaattgttagagccatttccgagatcccgaaataagtatatatatacaagaattgctcgtttagattgtttatctttttttatgtcTCGATTGTATTTTATTACCTGAGCGCCTGATCCCAGGAACACAGCCAGCAGCATGCCTCGTCGCGGTGGCCGGAACACGTCGCCATGAACAAGTTTCCAACCAAACTCTTCCTGCGGAGcaacattaaaatttgtatgtcTTTGAACAAACAATGATATCAAATAAGTTTTCACTTCTTTCACATAGATTTCCTCAACTGCAAAAAAATAGCATTGATTGAATTATATGGACATGTTTGGTCTCTGATTAGTTTTCAAATTTAATGGGAAATATATCATAATTTTGCACATTTAAGTGGTGCAGGGAggtcacaatgagggctatcgcgtatgaattcgccgctagaggcgctagtgtagcgtgaggtctcggaaatgtcaaatctcatagtttttgggtgagctacgcgggtttatttataattagaataattttgtgaatattttgcattacctgaaattaattatggcaattatgcgttacggggcaattaatgtctgtgttttgagacagttttgtctttcggaaacttttgttctcccttttttccgaacaaaacgggactacgcaacactgtggttgctcgatatttttatggtacggttttaaggtgtattaaatatgattttaatctaaactttgttttcacgcccgtaataacagactttgaaagccacacttaaaaacctcacgcaacagtggcgccatctagaaagacaaaaaacgatagccctcattagcaaACGCGTTGTCCATGTCCTTACGTCATTCTCAAAGTTAAATGCCTGCCTATTACTTGTCTAACAATAATGATAACTcgaagcaaataaatattttataaagataatgtaggtatattattataattataaatgcat is from Choristoneura fumiferana chromosome 3, NRCan_CFum_1, whole genome shotgun sequence and encodes:
- the mus201 gene encoding LOW QUALITY PROTEIN: rad2 superfamily protein mus201 (The sequence of the model RefSeq protein was modified relative to this genomic sequence to represent the inferred CDS: deleted 2 bases in 1 codon) — encoded protein: MGVTGLWRLVEPAGKPVPVETLENKVLAVDISIWLHQVVKGYQDAKGAPLPNAHLIGLFQRLCKLLYFRIKPVFVFDGAFPELKKETIAKRQDSKNKYNSESERLKRELAVLLGKKTAIGSLLGKQISPTKKSNNADSNDDLFKLPALPQKEGSEPDEVSDDEEDTSSGSIVDLHSVDLQSDNFKAMPAKEKYDLLLELKETRKMNSWGKLHTLPKKSDNFSDFQMQRLLKRRKVQECIEETEKEMGDIGMSLNDLESLLNEEGIDTKIESLPTRRIASNNNTRFLLINNVKETLAKAKDRKELGNKSLTTENEDSSAKNELEDDLQKAIQMSLECVDEPNTSGCQSKTDDSWTSVLTDTDYSEASDSEGELEVPDVTTAKAYIMQYSDYTHKAIEAIVAPQIKGGKKKPKTPKVNQIIKDIKKGKSVIIDNVALSSSDEESDEECSNHSKTNNEAAQQRQTAETMEDLVSTQASVLFVENDEPSVISLDSSLEEAVEKEKEMNCMESIQVKDSESSDDDEFEEVPEVENKSSQPVVELTLNIDNARGDDDDIFADIFAPKFEPNSINVSNIRSDIKNKTELEHFVPKVEPSDTSNKLEDKSNVCVSIDHMHIKNINPTDPVRVENIVETTLERSLTPNKTLQNVDSGKASNNLTIDLPEKPKTSEETVTHVNPDLINDPAPVESNKPPKEPLTEEQLNTMAEEIQNEEQDLMQEKGRLDRIGRNITEQMTKEAQELLQIFGIPYVVAPMEAEAQCAFLESVKLTDGTITDDSDIWLFGGQTVYKNFFNQKKHVLQYVSDRIERSFNLTREQLILLALLVGSDYTTGVAGVGPVTAMEILASFPFNKKQVLAETSKQVKYAKLLDGLKEFKLWVRAGKRTDNTSLKKKLRNVTLTDDFPSMRVIQAYLEPNVERSEEKFTWGELDITVLRDYAKSKFGWSQNKFDEIIKPVLARMKDRKNQKTVHDYFQRKVEFQTLEDQMSKRVKAAVQKMGPGGCLEKNPDSEESSKKTKKRKQVSKNNAKNEAGSSKPKQKRKEAYSDQVVKVVTEVKDGKSGIEINILKTDRFQEIIPQREKDKQHLLDNKLKAIEIFRKTTIDRKRKIKKRKANLPKEDAGLSESSDSE